From Camelina sativa cultivar DH55 chromosome 5, Cs, whole genome shotgun sequence:
ATTGTGTCCCAGTTGGTTTGGAAAAAGCTCGCAGAGAATCCATCCGGTCCAGGTGCCTTGTCAGGATGAATATCAAAACAGGCGTTTTTAATTTCAGTAGGGGACGGTATTTGAATTAAACTTTCATTCATCTCTTCTGTCACACATGGTGTGATCGCTTCTTGGACTACATTGTTTTGAATAGCTTCTGTCGAGGTAAAGAGTTTTTGGTAATAGGATGCAATGGTCTTTACTATTTCATGCTCTTCATAGACTGCTTCTCCTGAGTCGGTCTCAATGACTGATATATTATTAATGGCTTTTCTACTTTTTGTTGCAGCATGGAAAAAGCCCGTATTCTTATCTCCAAGGGCCAGCCAGAGTTGACGGCTCCGTTGCTTCCAAAACTCTTCTTCCTTACGGTAAGCCACTAATAGTATCTTGTTTATCTCATCAACTAAGCCTTGCTCACTTAAGTCATCCGTCATTGCTTCCTCAAGTTGACACTTTAGATCAGTAATAGCTTGTTGActgtttgcttgtttttcttttgaccaTTTGACAATTGCTATCCGGCACTGGCGGAGTCGTTTTTCTACTTCTGCATCCGGGCAGAGGTTCCAGGCATCTAAGATGAGCTTTTTAACTTCGGGTTCATGTCTTAGCCTTCTGTCGTATTTGAATAAAccttttctcttcctctttataGGATCAAAAGACGTCACCAGAAGGCGGTGTCAGAGCCTTCAAAACGAAGGTATTCACTTCTCCCTGAAGAATACGCCATAGTCCATTCGCTATTCGCCATTGCTCTATCCAGCCTGCATCGCACGAGGTGCTCGTGTCTCTTCCCTCTCCAAGATAGGAAGTTCCCTGAATGTTGTAGATCATATAGATCACATGTTGACATTAGGGATCTAAGGTCAGAGAAAGACCCTTCTGGTCTAGGTGGTCCGCCTGATTTTTCATTACTGTTGATTATATCATTGAAATCCCCAGTTAAGAACCAGGGCTCAGATCGGTTCTCTGTTTGCGCTTTCAGTTTTTCCCAGACTTCTAGCCTCTTGGATCTATCCGGTTCGCCATAAACAAAGGTAGAGAAAAACGTTCTTCCTTTTACTTTGAGTCTGGTATCTATTAGATATTGACATGAGTGTAAGATGTCCATTTCTACACTGTGCTTCCAGAACAGGGCCAGTCCGCCTGCTCCTGGGGAAATGGGGGGAACCAGGTGATGAAAAGGGTAGTCAAGCCATTGTAGTTTCTGTAGTACCACATCATTCTGATTCTTGGTCTCCATTAAAAAGATAATATCCGGACatacttgtttttttatgtCCTTCAACCTCTGGACTGTTATGGGGTTCCCCagcccacaacagttccagctcacCAACCTTAAGGAAGAGGTGGAGGCGGTTTCTGAAAATCCGCCTTCTTCTTCCTGCTCGCGGGAATGAGATTTATCCTTGGTTCATTTGCAGGAGCTTGTGGTTGAGAGTCCGGTAAGGTCTGTGATTTATTTGAGTCTTGGTTTCGATGTGCAGGTGGGTTTTACCCTCTCGAGCTTTGTGTGGTGGGTCCTAACAGGGCATGTGGATTTTTCCCTCGATTGTGTTTTGAGGCTCCTGATTTTGAGCCTCCTTTGATTCTGAAGTTTTCCTTGGGGAACCCCGGGTGAAGTTTCTCTTCTGAGTCTTAGCTCCCAGTAGAGATTGACTCCCTTTACCCCCTTGTTTCTGTGCATGTGGTCTTCCTCTTCCCCTTTTGCTTGTTTCACCAGGATCAGGGATATGTGGAGGAGAGTCTACTCTTGGTGCACTTGGAAGGGGGTGCTCTTGTTATGTATTAGTGGTTAGAGGAGTCTTGTAAGCTGCAGCAGCAAGGTTAGAGGCCAATATAGAGTTCGCAGTGTGTTCCATGAGGTTCTCTGTCTCACTTTGCATGACCCTCATACGTCTTGCAGCACTTTCTATTGGGTCAGGACATGATATATATTGAATCGTTACTTCTCTCAGGTCATTGAGTACCTGGTCTTTTGAAGGGAGGTCTTCGTTTGGTAAGTGTTGCAAAGTATTTGTTAGTTGTGTTCTNNNNNNNNNNNNNNNNNNNNNNNNNNNNNNNNNNNNNNNNNNNNNNNNNNNNNNNNNNNNNNNNNNNNNNNNNNNNNNNNNNNNNNNNNNNNNNNNNNNNNNNNNNNNNNNNNNNNNNNNNNNNNNNNNNNNNNNNNNNNNNNNNNNNNNNNNNNNNNNNNNNNNNNNNNNNNNNNNNNNNNNNNNNNNNNNNNNNNNNNNNNNNNNNNNNNNNNNNNNNNNNNNNNNNNNNNNNNNNNNNNNNNNNNNNNNNNNNNNNNNNNNNNNNNNNNNNNNNNNNNNNNNNNNNNNNNNNNNNNNNNNNNNNNNNNNNNNNNNNNNNNNNNNNNNNNNNNNNNNNNNNNNNNNNNNNNNNNNNNNNNNNNNNNNNNNNNNNNNNNNNNNNNNNNNNNNNNNNNNNNNNNNNNNNNNNNNNNNNNNNNNNNNNNNNNNNNNNNNNNNNNNNNNNNNNNNNNNNNNNNNNNNNNNNNNNNNNNNNNNNNNNNNNNNNNNNNNNNNNNNNNNNNNNNNNNNNNNNNNNNNNNNNNNNNNNNNNNNNNNNNNNNNNNNNNNNNNNNNNNNNNNNNNNNNNNNNNNNNNNNNNNNNNNNNNNNNNNNNNNNNNNNNNNNNNNNNNNNNNNNNNNNNNNNNNNNNNNNNNNNNNNNNNNNNNNNNNNNNNNNNNNNNNNNNNNNNNNNNNNNNNNNNNNNNNNNNNNNNNNNNNNNNNNNNNNNNNNNNNNNNNNNNNNNNNNNNNNNNNNNNNNNNNNNNNNNNNNNNNNNNNNNNNNNNNNNNNNNNNNNNNNNNNNNNNNNNNNNNNNNNNNNNNNNNNNNNNNNNNNNNNNNNNNNNNNNNNNNNNNNNNNNNNNNNNNNNNNNNNNNNNNNNNNNNNNNNNNNNNNNNNNNNNNNNGGGGTGGGGGTGGTGTGCAAGGATCAGGACTCGATACGTTTCTTTCAAGAGGTGGTCGCCTTGTTCTTGAGGATACGGATGGTTCACCAAGTGGTTCAGCTGACGAGATTGACTTTTCTCTCCATTGCAGGTTCTGGGTGGGGGAGGGACGAGGGTTTCGATGAGAGTGAGAATGCATTTCCTCTCTTCTTGAGAAAGACCTTGAAGGTGTTCGAGAGCTTGGCCTTCTCAAGGGAGAATATCTCGTTCCACGGGGAAACTGGCGTTGACTAGTGTTGTAATTGTATCTTCGGGCCATATTATCATGCGACCGTTTTCTCGAGTAAGTTCCTTGGGCCCCTTGGTAGCTTTTCTCAGCATCTTGTGTTTTGCTTTGAGGTTTTGGGGGTAGGAAATTATCTTGGGGGGTGTAGTAGTTCCTGGGAGCAGAGCTGTGGGTGTTTTGGGATGGGTCTTGAGTTAGATTCCGGGGGGGTTCCTTCCTTGGTTCTTGTAGCCCCGGgcaatgatattttttgtgtgtgagtCTAAGGCAGTGAGAGCAAAAGTTTTTCAGGTTCTTATACTCTAACCAAATCAGGGCCTCGCTTCCATCTGGGAATGCGACAATAGTCTCTTTTGTTATTGGTTCCAGACCATCGATGAGAACCTGTAACTAGACGGAGGAAGTGGAGATATCCCAGTCTAAGATCTCTCCGAGAGCTTCACCAACGGAGAAAACCATTTCTCTTTTCCAATAATGTTTGGGTAAGCCTTGGATCTCAAGCCAAAAGGGTATCTTGGATGGGAAGGAGGGTGAGATTATCGGTTCCCAACGCTGAATGATGACCATCCATTGGTCAAAATGGTAAGGACGGTTAGCTAGGACTTGTTGTAggtcctcttcaagttcaaatttgaattggaaAACTCCTTGTCCAAATCTGCCCTTGTTGCCTTGCCTTTCAGGTTCCATCTGTTAAGGAGGAAAGGAAAGATAGCCCACATCCTTTGACCAGAGGGATTCGTGAGCCTTCCTAGGAGGGTAAGAGAGTTTTCCTCTATCATATATGAAGTGTCCAGCTCTGGGGCCTTGATTCTCTTCCGAGGGGGTGGTGAGTACTCATTTGCTATGCTTTTGCCTTTCATGTAATAGGGTATGCAGTTCGACATAGTTGTGGTcaagggaggaggaggagcctcGATGGTAAGAACAACTCGGTTTTGAAGGTTTTCAGGTTAAATTCAAACTTAAACGGGAAAGGCACCAACAAGGATGGAGATTAAGCTAGACAAATACCGGTAAGGATGATATTAAATGCAGAGTGAAGATTACCGTTACTGTCAGATCTGTAGAGTATTGAATACTTAGTTTCCTTCTGGTTGATACGGTTTGGATCTAGGTCGGAGCGGTGAAGAAACGTCGCTTGGAGATGGGGGAGGGGTTGTAACTGGTGGATAAAGCCATTGTCCAAACGTCCTAAAGGTGGTTGTGGGTGGGTGAGATCTGGACAATAGGCTTAATCTCTTTCTCGGTTAACGTGCCTGGGAGAGTTTCTCTTTCTCGGTGTCACACGTTGATATAGCCAAGAAGGTTTTTTTTCCGCATATAATACTACAGATTTTaaccatcaattttttttttttgtagaattaaaaaagttcatatatatattaaatcagaACAAAATTATCAGTTATCCGGTACCAAATTAAtaggaagaaaataaagaaaaaatagtaaacATTTAAGTAGATAGAACTATCAACCCTNTCTTGGATGGGAAGGAGGGTGAGATTATCGGTTCCCAACGCTGAATGATGACCATCCATTGGTCAAAATGGTAAGGACGGTTAGCTAGGACTTGTTGTAggtcctcttcaagttcaaatttgaattggaaAACTCCTTGTCCAAATCTGCCCTTGTTGCCTTGCCTTTCAGGTTCCATCTGTTAAGGAGGAAAGGAAAGATAGCCCACATCCTTTGACCAGAGGGATTCGTGAGCCTTCCTAGGAGGGTAAGAGAGTTTTCCTCTATCATATATGAAGTGTCCAGCTCTGGGGCCTTGATTCTCTTCCGAGGGGGTGGTGAGTACTCATTTGCTATGCTTTTGCCTTTCATGTAATAGGGTATGCAGTTCGACATAGTTGTGGTcaagggaggaggaggagcctcGATGGTAAGAACAACTCGGTTTTGAAGGTTTTCAGGTTAAATTCAAACTTAAACGGGAAAGGCACCAACAAGGATGGAGATTAAGCTAGACAAATACCGGTAAGGATGATATTAAATGCAGAGTGAAGATTACCGTTACTGTCAGATCTGTAGAGTATTGAATACTTAGTTTCCTTCTGGTTGATACGGTTTGGATCTAGGTCGGAGCGGTGAAGAAACGTCGCTTGGAGATGGGGGAGGGGTTGTAACTGGTGGATAAAGCCATTGTCCAAACGTCCTAAAGGTGGTTGTGGGTGGGTGAGATCTGGACAATAGGCTTAATCTCTTTCTCGGTTAACGTGCCTGGGAGAGTTTCTCTTTCTCGGTGTCACACGTTGATATAGCCAAGAAGGTTTTTTTTCCGCATATAATACTACAGATTTTaaccatcaattttttttttttgtagaattaaaaaagttcatatatatattaaatcagaACAAAATTATCAGTTATCCGGTACCAAATTAAtaggaagaaaataaagaaaaaatagtaaacATTTAAGTAGATAGAACTATCAAccctaaaaaaccaaaaaaaaaacaaaaatcttcaaaGAAAAACTAGGGCTTATAGGAGAAATAAGAAGAGCATGCTTAAACCATTCCACCCACAAGGATCTGATGCCGCATTGTAAGGAAGTGTTGCGATCGTTGCATCATCTACTGGAAGAACCTCAAGAGGATCCTCTGAAGGCTTAGGACTGTTTGATTCATTAATAGGATCCACGACTAGGACGTCAAGCTTCTGACCAGATTCGCAATGACCAGGCACACCACATATGAAGTAGTAATGACCGGTTCGGTTAAGGTCAACTAATTCATTCTGTGACTGGTATATGGTCAGAGGGGATTTAGGATTGCACAACTCGAAATCTTGGGAACTCACTTCCATCACATTGTGGAGAGTCTCGTTGTATTGAAAGAGGAGTATATCACCGACGtagaatttttttgaagaagacCATGTCTTGTAATAATCAAGACCCATCGTTGTTGTCCATCCGTTGGAGTCTCCAACCTCGTAAAGAGATGAAGTACGAACTAACCCAGTTAGTGACAATGCCACAATTAACAAAGCCATGATTGTGTTCTTCATCATGATTTTGATTATCTCCTTGATCGAGATGTACTAGAACGATTAGTCTTGTTGTATTGAAATTGTTTAAGACTTGTGCGTGTATATATAGAGACTTGGGAATTTGTTTAACTTTTGTTTCCTACTcggaatatgatttttttttttctataaaaatttcgtgattttattatatacccTATGTACTAAGAGCATTGATAAAGTATATCTACGTGAGAATAAGATAGCAACAAAAAACTAGGAATCAAGTAGAATATTCGTACATGATGTCAATGGGATTAAAAGATAGCAACACAAAACTTTTTGGTTAATCCGTtcagttttggatttttttggattttggaatataattgtattttggtttggttcccaatttgttttctttgttggtaTTTTTAGGTTCTACAAAATATACCCCATACGGTATCAAATTATATCATGGTTTGGTTTAACTTTGTTTTTGActgataaattataaaataaaaaatgattaactGATATTAACCAAAATAGcatacttttaatatatattttaatatacattttaagttaaacatatttttttggggGAAAACAGCCTATTCCCCAACGAACTTAGTTACTTTATCGTATTCATACCCAAAACTTTGAGTCGTGCCTATAACAACATAAACTTAACTAACGTTTGAATTTCCTACATAAACTATCCAAATTCGGTCATAACCAACAAATCGACAAACGGTGTTATTATTCCGTTAACATATGCTGACTAGGATGTCGTATATGATGCCACATAATACCatgaaacgatgtcgttttagctatttaaaaataaaaggcaAATCTGAGACAAAACACACCATAGCTGGACTCGAACCCACAATCCCATCGTCACTTAACTAATAACAGAACCAACTGAGCCAAGGAAACTTTTGTTATTAGTGAGTTAcgagatgatatatatatatacaaagattaaaaaaacacatttttctctctcttttctcttctccgatCTCTCTGCAATTTTCTTTGTACTTAGATTGCTCTCATTATGAATCTCTATCGTCTTTAAAAATTTTCCCCTTTTACGATTTGATCTGATTCAATAACTTCTCTTTGGATCGATTTCGTAGGCTTCACAGGCAGATTTATAGTCTTGAAGAAGCTGGGCTATGgaggaaaaaaagattttgcaACTAACAGATTTATATGATTTCGACCTAATTTTTGGGTATTACAAATTTACAGTTGATGGTGGCTCGTCGTATAGAagggagaagagaaagaaaggagaattttttttttaggttttgttacTTTTCATCGATTACAAGGAAGATATAAATAGCTATTTCTGAATTTAATTGTAACAAAGGTACATTGCCTCGGTTGGCTCAGTGATGATTTTATAGACTAGAGGTTGGGCGTTCGAATCATGaaccttatatttttttagttagttgaaaCGACGCGTTTCATAATGTTACGTGGCTACTTAAACTGCAAATACGGCATCCTAGTCAGCATATTTTAACGGAACAGTAACACCGTTTGTCGATTTGTTGGTTTTGACCGGATTTAGATAGTTTGTGTaggaaattcaaatttaaattaagtTTATGTGGGTATAAGCACAACTCAAAGTTCTGTGTATGAATACGATAAAGTAACTAAGT
This genomic window contains:
- the LOC104789476 gene encoding mavicyanin-like, with the protein product MALLIVALSLTGLVRTSSLYEVGDSNGWTTTMGLDYYKTWSSSKKFYVGDILLFQYNETLHNVMEVSSQDFELCNPKSPLTIYQSQNELVDLNRTGHYYFICGVPGHCESGQKLDVLVVDPINESNSPKPSEDPLEVLPVDDATIATLPYNAASDPCGWNGLSMLFLFLL